Proteins from a single region of Candidatus Paceibacterota bacterium:
- a CDS encoding NUDIX domain-containing protein, whose product MKIIEEGIKLREMEDWEEKLVCAKCKATLLVTEDDLYFRPERAEGRDGPYDIEKLTFRCPHCKRDNDVMGDERLRDVYIPKKQAFFQKEEGREEKKYDRMILTTDLALTINGSEIVLINRAKPPFQDELVLPGGHFESSDKSLSGACAREALEEISLKIDPDRLKLLAILDDPNRDPREGRRISAVFHLDLIGYEFLKDLFPASDAKKIHIKKIDSLKQNEIGFDHWKVIEELMKK is encoded by the coding sequence ATGAAAATAATAGAAGAAGGCATAAAACTGAGAGAAATGGAAGATTGGGAAGAAAAGCTGGTCTGTGCAAAATGCAAAGCGACATTGCTGGTCACCGAAGACGACCTATATTTCAGACCGGAAAGAGCGGAAGGAAGGGACGGACCCTATGACATAGAAAAGCTGACCTTCCGGTGCCCGCACTGCAAAAGAGATAATGATGTAATGGGAGACGAGAGGCTCCGCGACGTTTATATCCCGAAAAAACAGGCCTTCTTTCAGAAGGAAGAAGGTCGGGAAGAGAAAAAATACGACAGAATGATCCTGACAACAGACCTCGCACTGACCATAAACGGCTCCGAGATCGTCCTGATAAATAGGGCGAAACCTCCGTTCCAGGACGAACTCGTTCTTCCCGGCGGACATTTCGAAAGCTCGGACAAGAGCCTCAGCGGCGCATGCGCGCGCGAAGCCCTCGAGGAGATCAGCCTCAAAATAGACCCGGATAGGCTCAAGCTTCTCGCGATCCTCGACGATCCCAACAGAGACCCGAGAGAAGGGCGGAGGATCTCTGCCGTGTTCCATTTGGACCTCATCGGATATGAGTTCCTTAAGGACCTCTTCCCTGCCAGCGACGCCAAAAAGATCCACATAAAAAAAATAGATTCACTTAAGCAAAATGAGATCGGATTCGACCACTGGAAAGTGATCGAAGAACTTATGAAAAAATAG
- a CDS encoding HAD family hydrolase → MKKKGRIVIFDLMETIVSGGGIYPIVKRIGLDEFLDKNSDCRFVIATTSGSILTKEESIKEVEFYLEQIGIKNRISKIYYGWDMTRGIKDLAKIAKDFDVKISDLVFIGDNDRDEDSAEYFGVKFIKVPAIFRDIIKVSNPSNPETYLLDYMRAPHKFSFENLEI, encoded by the coding sequence ATGAAAAAGAAGGGAAGAATAGTCATATTCGACCTGATGGAAACGATAGTTAGCGGAGGCGGCATCTATCCGATCGTAAAGCGGATCGGGCTTGATGAATTTCTTGATAAAAATTCGGATTGCCGTTTCGTGATAGCGACCACCTCAGGCTCGATCCTTACGAAAGAGGAAAGCATAAAGGAAGTCGAGTTCTATCTCGAACAGATCGGGATAAAGAACAGGATCTCAAAGATCTATTACGGATGGGACATGACAAGAGGCATTAAAGACCTTGCGAAGATCGCGAAGGATTTCGACGTAAAAATAAGCGATCTCGTCTTTATAGGAGATAACGATCGCGATGAAGATTCCGCCGAATATTTTGGCGTGAAATTCATCAAGGTGCCGGCGATCTTCAGAGATATCATAAAAGTCAGTAATCCAAGCAATCCGGAAACGTATCTGCTGGACTACATGAGAGCGCCGCACAAATTCTCATTCGAGAACCTGGAGATATGA